Genomic window (Roseivirga sp. 4D4):
ACAAAGTGTGTTATTCTTCGGTGATGGGGCTGCTAAGTTCAAACCAGTAATGGGTTCAACAAGTAATGCAAAGTTCATCGAGGGTTTATCGCCTTCGGCATGGGCGATTGGGCAGCTAGCCTTCAAGAAATATCAAGAAAATCAGTTTGAAGATGTGGCATACTTTGAACCGTTCTATTTGAAAGCGTTCCAAGCAACTACTCCAAAGGCATTGTTATGAGTGAAGAGATTGTAAATAGGGTAGCCAATAGTCCGATCGTTTCGATTGATTTGGAAGACTATTATCATCCTGGTGAGAGGGTGGTATACGATATAGCAGATAACCTATTCCAACGGATGATCCTCAAAGAGAAGGATTTTCGTCAGTTTGTTAAAGAGCATGATTGGGAGCAGTACCAAGGAAAGAATGTTTCTATCATTTGCTCTGAGGATGCTATTGTTCCTACTTGGGCCTATATGCTCCTAATGACGAAGCTCGAAGGTGTGGCTAACATGGCGGTGATGGGTTCATTAGAAACCCTTGAGTATGCGATCTTCCAGCAAGCACTTTCAAAAGTTGATGTGAATGAGTTGAAAGATAGGCCCGTGGTAGTCAAGGGTTGTGGAGATCTTCCCATTCCTGAGTCTGCGTATGTGGAAGTCACGAGACTGTTGAAACCTCATGTAAAGAGTCTCATGTATGGCGAACCATGCAGTACAGTACCTCTTTATAAGAAGCCTAGAACACCTAAAAACTAGGGCCTCAATTAGTTAGAAAATTCTTCAAAAATGTATGGATAAAGCTTGGTGAGAACCGATTAAGCTCAGTACATTTGCAACCCGTTTGAATGGAACGGAGACAAGTGTTGAGGTAGTAAAAAAAGAATTGAAAATAATTTTCATTTAGTTGGTTTCAATTCAAATTTAATTTTTACCTTTGCATCCGCTTTGGGGATGAGAGTTCTTAAGGTGTTAAAAAGAGATCGTCAAAAGAGATGATTTTTAGATTGTTTGAGGGGGTTTTAAGGCCTTTGAAAAGCAACGTTTACTGCGAGTGATCGGGCATTAGATATAACCATGAGTTAGCTATTGTAGAAAGCGTCTAATGTGGCAGATTCGATACTCCTTTAAAGAGGAGTCCAGTAGAGAAGTTCTTTGAATGAATGTAAATACGATAGCGGACCGCTCGAATATTTTATTTGAGTCAGCTAAATAGTTATAGCGGCTATTTAGTGTAGAAAGCCAGAGGTTCAGACAACATTACTCGAAAGAGTCCCACTGTTTAATATGGTGGAGTAAAATTTATTACAATGGAGAGTTTGATCCTGGCTCAGGATGAACGCTAGCGGCAGGCCTAATACATGCAAGTCGAACGAGATTCTTTTCTTCGGGAAAGATGAAAGTGGCGCACGGGTGCGTAACGCGTATGCAACCTACCCTTTACTGGGGGATAGCCCGGAGAAATTCGGATTAATACCCCATGGTATCACAAGATGGCATCTGAAAGTGATTAAAGATTTATCGGTAAGGGATGGGCATGCGTGACATTAGATAGTTGGTGAGGTAACGGCTCACCAAGTCCACGATGTCTAGGGGTTCTGAGAGGATGATCCCCCACACTGGTACTGAGATACGGACCAGACTCCTACGGGAGGCAGCAGTAGGGAATATTGGTCAATGGGCGAGAGCCTGAACCAGCCATGCCGCGTGCAGGAAGACAGCTTTCTGAGTTGTAAACTGCTTTTATATGGGAAGAAAAAGGCCTTGCGAGGCAAATTGCCGGTACCATATGAATAAGCACCGGCTAACTCCGTGCCAGCAGCCGCGGTAATACGGAGGGTGCAAGCGTTGTCCGGATTTATTGGGTTTAAAGGGTGCGTAGGCGGATCTTTAAGTCAGTGGTGAAATCCTGCAGCTTAACTGTAGAACTGCCATTGATACTGGAGATCTTGAGTATACTAGAGGTAGGCGGAATTTATGGTGTAGCGGTGAAATGCATAGATACCATAAAGAACACCAATAGCGTAGGCAGCTTACTGGAGTATAACTGACGCTGAGGCACGAAAGCATGGGTAGCGAACAGGATTAGATACCCTGGTAGTCCATGCCGTAAACGATGATTACTCGATGTTGGCGATATACAGTCAGCGTCCAAGCGAAAGCGTTAAGTAATCCACCTGGGGAGTACGCTCGCAAGAGTGAAACTCAAAGGAATTGACGGGGGTCCGCACAAGCGGTGGAGCATGTGGTTTAATTCGATGATACGCGAGGAACCTTACCTGGGCTCGAATGGTACTGGAATTATACAGAAATGTATAAGTCTTCGGACTGGTATCAAGGTGCTGCATGGCTGTCGTCAGCTCGTGCCGTGAGGTGTTGGGTTAAGTCCCGCAACGAGCGCAACCCCTACTGTTAGTTGCCAGCATGTAATGATGGGGACTCTAACAGGACTGCCTACGCAAGTAGAGAGGAAGGAGGGGACGACGTCAAGTCATCATGGCCCTTACGCCCAGGGCTACACACGTGCTACAATGGAGAGTACAGAGGGTCGCTACACAGCAATGTGATGCCAATCTCAAAAAGCTCTTCTCAGTTCGGATTGGGGTCTGCAACTCGACCCCATGAAGGTGGAATCGCTAGTAATCGCGCATCAGCAATGGCGCGGTGAATACGTTCCCGGACCTTGTACACACCGCCCGTCAAGCCATGGGAGTTGGGTATGCCTGAAGATGGTTGCTGTAAGGCGCTATTTAGGGCAGAACTAGCGACTGGGGCTAAGTCGTAACAAGGTAGCCGTACCGGAAGGTGTGGCTGGAACACCTCCTTTCTGGAGAACCTTGAATGGCAGGTCTGCTATCGTATACATTTGTTCTTAGTTTAAGTCGCAAGGATTTAAGCTTTAAAATTTTGACAAGCTGCATATATAGAGTTCTAAGTACTAAGTACTCACTACTCTGTACTAAAGAGGGGCTTGTAGCTCAGGTGGTTAGAGCGCTACACTGATAATGTAGAGGTCCGTGGTTCGAGTCCACGCAGGCCCACACTGTTAATGTAGAGTTTAGATTGCCGATTGAAGATTGATTTAGGTTTAAATCATACATCAACAATCTCAGATCTAATATTCCAACACTGGGGGATTAGCTCAGCTGGCTAGAGCGCCTGCCTTGCACGCAGGAGGTCATCGGTTCGACTCCGATATCCTCCACTATTTTGTTTACATGCAGATTGAATAAAAGTCCAGACAAAAGGTCTGAGATAAATTGAAATAGTTCATTAGTAATACTAGATACTAAATACTTGGTACTAGATACTGACTGATACTACGTTACTAGATGTACTGGCGTGAAAAGCCGAAGAGCCGTTCGGATGAGCAAAGGTGCTAGATACTAGTAAGAAGTTCTTTGACATATTGTAAGAGTAGAACACAACAGAGCTCATTAAGTGAAAACTTAATGAATTTTAGGTAATTAAAAATTACGAGAAAGTAAGTAAGAGCGCATGGCGGATGCCTAGGCTCTCAGAGGCGAAGAAGGACGTGATAAGCTGCGATAAGCTACGGGGATTAGCACATATGACTTGATCCGTAGATTTCCGAATGGGGCAACCCAGCTACTTGAAGAGTAGTTATCCCGACTTGTCGGGAGGCGAACCCGGAGAACTGAAACATCTAAGTACCCGGAGGAAGAGAAAACAATTAGTGATTCCGTTAGTAGTGGCGAGCGGACGCGGAACAGCCCAAACCAGATTAGTTACGGCTAGTCTGGGGTTGTAGGACTGCGATATCTTAACAAAAACGAACGAGAATGATCTGGGAAGATCAACCGAAGAAGGTGAAAGTCCTGTATTGGTAAGTTTTTGAGCGGTAGCAGTATCCTGAGTAGGGCGGGGCAGGTGAAACC
Coding sequences:
- a CDS encoding DUF2480 family protein, giving the protein MSEEIVNRVANSPIVSIDLEDYYHPGERVVYDIADNLFQRMILKEKDFRQFVKEHDWEQYQGKNVSIICSEDAIVPTWAYMLLMTKLEGVANMAVMGSLETLEYAIFQQALSKVDVNELKDRPVVVKGCGDLPIPESAYVEVTRLLKPHVKSLMYGEPCSTVPLYKKPRTPKN